Proteins encoded within one genomic window of Camelina sativa cultivar DH55 chromosome 19, Cs, whole genome shotgun sequence:
- the LOC109130965 gene encoding protein IDA-LIKE 4-like — MFPTRPQYWRRRLSINPQSLLLLILCFFFVHNCDASRFSSSSVFYRNPNYDHHNNTMRRGHFLGFFPRHFPVPASAPSRKHNDIGIQAWLSP; from the coding sequence ATGTTTCCTACGCGTCCACaatattggagaagaagattatcAATAAACccacaatctcttcttcttctgatactctgcttcttcttcgttcaCAACTGCGACGCCTCGAGATTCTCGTCATCAAGCGTTTTCTACCGAAACCCTAATTATGATCACCACAACAACACGATGAGGAGAGGCCATTTCTTAGGATTCTTTCCAAGACACTTCCCTGTTCCAGCTTCTGCTCCTTCACGAAAGCACAACGACATTGGTATTCAAGCATGGTTGTCTCCATGA
- the LOC109130806 gene encoding LOW QUALITY PROTEIN: F-box/kelch-repeat protein At3g18720-like (The sequence of the model RefSeq protein was modified relative to this genomic sequence to represent the inferred CDS: inserted 2 bases in 1 codon; deleted 1 base in 1 codon), translating to MNIPMDVLQEILSRLGGLKANIHVSLVCKTWLEAAVSIRKLQSRPWLFYPQXGSEDGDYLLFDPSRSLTYQLKFPELKNQAFTCSRDGWLVACEKRYLRFLNPFTGERIYLPKKPGHFLSYGLTFSAAPTSNNCCVVSLVFQTSDVFFVVETWRPGDSGWATVQFLNQSYGSGTVKCLFSNGMFYCLSLSGILGVFDPFAVATTWKVLPVEPCPVFSRRCAISVRPDWPVFMTEHEGDIFVVTTCCKNDSKLLVFKLNLELNLWEEMRGGLGGLTLFSCYGATFTRAGLSAEERNRVYTSRIGDYGNVRCFSVRIFINTSLLCLCTCF from the exons ATGAAT ATTCCGATGGATGTGCTGCAAGAGATACTGTCTCGCCTCGGAGGATTAAAAGCCAACATACATGTTTCTCTTGTCTGCAAGACATGGCTTGAAGCAGCTGTTTCCATCAGGAAGTTGCAGAGTCGTCCTTGGCTGTTTTACCCACA AGGATCAGAAGATGGAGACTACCTTCTTTTTGACCCATCACGGTCTCTTACATATCAGCTCAAGTTTCCAGAGTTAAAGAACCAAGCATTCACTTGTTctagggatggttggttggTTGCTTGTGAAAAAAGATACCTCCGATTCCTTAACCCGTTCACCGGGGAGCGCATCTACTTGCCTAAGAAGCCAGGACATTTCCTAAGCTATGGCTTAACTTTCTCAGCCGCTCCCACATCAAATAATTGTTGCGTTGTCTCCTTAGTCTTTCAAACTTCGGATGTTTTCTTTGTGGTTGAAACTTGGCGGCCTGGTGATTCTGGATGGGCCACTGTTCAGTTTCTGAATCAGTCTTATGGTTCCGGAACTGTAAAATGCCTCTTCTCCAATGGTATGTTCTATTGCCTCAGTCTCAGCGGCATTCTCGGTGTTTTCGACCCGTTTGCA GTTGCAACAACCTGGAAAGTTCTTCCAGTGGAGCCCTGTCCCGTCTTTAGTCGTCGTTGCGCTATATCCGTGAGGCCAGACTGGCCAGTGTTCATGACAGAGCATGAAGGAGACATCTTTGTTGTGACTACTTGCTGTAAAAACGACAGCAAGCTGTTGGTGTTTAAACTGAACCTTGAACTCAATCTATGGGAAGAGATGAGAGGAGGACTTGGTGGATTGACATTATTTTCATGTTACGGTGCCACTTTTACAAGAGCTGGTCTCTCAGCGGAGGAGAGGAACAGAGTATATACATCTCGTATTGGTGATTATGGGAATGTGAGATGTTTCTCTGTTAGAATCTTCATAAACACATCTCTATTATGTCTTTGTACATGTTTCTAA
- the LOC104765731 gene encoding protein TONSOKU: MGRMDLAAAKRAYRKAKEVGNRSEEAKWANNVGDILKNQGEYVEARKWFRIDYDISVKYLPGKDLLPTCQCLGEIYLRLDDFEEALIYQKKHLQLAKEADDTVEKQRACTQLGRTYYEILLRSEDDCDAIQSAKKYFKKAMELAQVLKEKPPPGHSSGFLEEYINAHNNIGMLDLELDNPEAARSILKKGLQICDEEEVREYDAARSRLHHNLGNVFMELRSWDEAKKHIEMDINICHKINHPQGEAKGYINLAELHNRTHKYDNALLCYGKASTLAKSMQDESALVEQIEQNIKIVKRSIKVMEELRDEELMLKKLSAEMTDAKGTSEERKSMLQVHACLERLIEKSSIVFAWLKHLEFSKRKKKISDELCDKEKLSDAFLVVGESYHKLRNFRKSLKWFNRGYEGYEAIGNLEGQALAKINIGNGLDCIGEWTGALQAFEEAYRIASKANLPSVQLSALELMHYSHMMRFGNAQKARDLKDKIQDLKESEHAERAECGTQEECSETDSEGHGNISNDRPNACSSPEPQTSNSLRLEPLADLDEANDDVPLISFLQPGKRLFTRKQVSRKQDVDTDQTKKDCSAVADSQQTVVGRKRIRVILSDDESETEYELGCPKDNFHKVPRQNEEVSEESMYFDGAVNYTNNPSIQGNIEEGSCSYTPLHPNKVAPNVRNCRSLSNNIAVETTGCSKRGSQSDVGDSNGSHCKTGTSLVNFHAYSKTEDQKIRVEIENEHIALDSCSRNDESVKVELTCLYYLQLPDDEKSKGLLPIIHHLEYGGRVLKPMDLHAVLRGASGNVVIEASVNGWVHKRLMKLYMDCCHKFSEKPSIKLLKKLYISEVEDDINVSECELQDISAAPLLCALHVHNTVAMLDLSHNMLGNGTMEKLKQLFASSSQMYGALTLDLHCNRFGPTALFQICECPVLFTRLEVLNLSRNRLTDACGSYLSTILKNCRALYSLNVEHCSLTSRTIQKVADALDSESGLSQLCIGYNNPVSGSTIQNLLAKLASLSSFAELSMNGIKLSSQVVDSLSAFVKTPSLSKLLVGSSGIKTDGAIKVTKSLCYQMEETVKLDLSCCGLASPFFLNLAQNITLISCILELNVGGNSITEEGINALGMLLMNPCSNIKVLTLNKCHLKLSGVLCIIQALSGNKNLEELNLSENAKIDETFFVQPVKESLKLGQHLQGTSESVTSMDKPQTVETRHHCQDPGKEQDVCETNMECDDLEVADSEDEQPEEQTATSSSLSLPRRNHIISELSTALAMANQLQILDLSNNGFSVEAVETLYMSWSSSSSRTDVSRKHVKDEIVHFYVEGKICCGVESCCRKD, from the exons ATGGGTCGAATGGATTTAGCAGCGGCGAAGAGAGCGTACCGGAAAGCGAAGGAAGTGGGTAACCGGAGCGAAGAAGCGAAATGGGCGAACAATGTCGGCGATATCCTCAAGAATCAAGGAGAGTACGTCGAAGCTCGCAAATGGTTTCGGATCGATTACGATATCTCCGTCAAGTACTTACCTGGGAAGGATCTGTTACCTACTTGCCAGTGTCTCGGCGAGATCTATCTCCGCCTCGATGATTTCGAAGAagccttgatttatcag AAGAAGCATTTACAGCTTGCGAAAGAAGCTGATGACACTGTGGAGAAGCAACGAGCTTGTACTCAACTTGGTCGTACCTATTACGAAATACTTTTGAGGTCTGAGGATGATTGTGATGCTATTCAGAGTGCTAAGAAGTACTTTAAGAAAGCCATGGAGCTTGCTCAGGTTCTCAAGGAGAAACCACCCCCTGGTCATTCTAGTGGGTTTCTTGAGGAGTATATTAATGCACATAACAACATTGGTATGCTTGACCTTGAGCTTGATAATCCTGAGGCAGCCCGTAGTATTCTCAAGAAAGGGCTGCAGATTTGCGATGAGGAGGAGGTGAGGGAGTATGATGCTGCGCGTAGTAGGCTTCACCATAACCTTGGAAACGTTTTTATGGAGCTGAGAAGTTGGGATGAAGCAAAGAAACATATTGAGATGGATATCAATATCTGCCATAAGATAAATCATCCCCAAGGAGAAGCCAAGGGGTATATCAATCTCGCTGAATTACACAACAGGACCCATAAGTACGACAATGCACTTTTGTGTTATGGTAAAGCTTCTACTCTAGCGAAATCTATGCAAGACGAGAGTGCGTTGGTTGAACAGATTGAGCAAAATATCAAGATTGTCAAGAGATCCATTAAAGTTATGGAAGAATTGAGAGACGAAGAGCTTATGCTTAAGAAGTTGTCTGCAGAAATGACTGACGCTAAAGGCACTTCGGAGGAACGAAAGTCTATGCTTCAAGTGCATGCTTGTCTTGAACGTCTTATTGAGAAGTCTAGCATTGTATTTGCATGGCTGAAG CATCTTGAATTttcaaaaaggaagaagaaaatatcagACGAACTCTGTGACAAGGAAAAGCTGAGTGATGCCTTCTTGGTTGTTGGAGAGTCTTACCATAAGCTCAGAAATTTCAGAAAGTCCCTGAAGTGGTTTAATAGAGGTTATGAGGGATACGAAGCAATCGGTAATCTGGAG GGTCAAGCACTAGCGAAAATCAATATAGGTAATGGTTTGGACTGTATTGGCGAATGGACAGGAGCACTCCAAGCATTCGAAGAGGCGTACAG AATTGCTTCAAAAGCTAATCTTCCTTCAGTTCAGCTTTCTGCACTGGAACTAATGCATTATAGCCATATGATGAGATTTGGGAATGCTCAAAAAGCCAG GGATTTGAAGGACAAAATACAAGATCTGAAGGAGTCAGAGCATGCTGAGAGAGCCGAATGTGGTACACAAGAAGAATGCTCTGAAACCGACTCAGAAGGGCATGGGAACATATCAAATGATAGGCCAAATGCATGTAGCTCACCAgaaccccaaacatcaaattcACTTAGATTAGAACCGTTAGCAGATTTAGATGAAGCGAATGATGACGTGCCACTAATTTCATTTCTCCAGCCTGGAAAACGTCTGTTcacaaggaaacaagtttcaagAAAGCAAGATGTTGACACTGATCAGACTAAGAAAGATTGCTCTGCAGTTGCAGACTCTCAGCAAACAGTTGTTGGTCGCAAGCGTATTCGTGTAATCCTCTCTGATGATGAAAGTGAAACCGAATATGAGTTGGGATGCCCTAAAGACAATTTTCACAAAGTTCCAAGGCAGAATGAGGAGGTTTCTGAGGAAAGTATGTATTTTGATGGTGCTGTTAATTATACAAATAATCCTTCCATCCAAGGTAATATAGAAGAAGGTTCTTGCTCGTATACACCTCTCCATCCCAACAAGGTGGCTCCAAATGTCAGAAATTGTAGATCTTTGAGCAATAATATAGCTGTTGAAACTACTGGTTGTAGTAAAAGAGGATCTCAATCTGATGTTGGTGACTCCAACGGCTCGCATTGCAAAACTGGAACTTCTCTCGTGAACTTCCACGCTTACTCAAAAACTGAGGAT CAAAAAATAAGAgttgaaattgaaaatgaaCACATTGCTTTAGACTCCTGTTCTCGCAATGATGAGTCTGTGAAGGTGGAACTAACTTGCTTATACTATTTACAACTTCCTGACGATGAGAAATCAAAAG GTCTGTTGCCGATCATTCATCATTTGGAATACGGTGGAAGAGTTCTGAAACCAATGGATTTACATGCGGTTCTCAGAGGTGCTTCTGGAAATGTTGTTATTGAAGCTTCCGTTAATG GTTGGGTTCACAAGCGCCTGATGAAACTATACATGGACTGTTGCCATAAGTTTTCCGAGAAACCCAGTATAAAATTGcttaagaaattatatatttcggAG GTAGAGGATGATATCAATGTGTCAGAATGTGAACTGCAAGACATATCAGCTGCTCCGTTATTGTGTGCTCTCCATGTCCACAATACAGTTGCTATGTTGGATCTCTCTCACAATATGCTAG GGAATGGTACAATGGAGAAACTGAAACAACTTTTTGCCTCGTCAAGCCAGATGTACGGCGCTTTAACTTTGGATTTGCACTGCAATCGATTCGGTCCAACTGCTTTGTTTCAG ATCTGTGAATGCCCTGTGCTGTTCACTCGGCTTGAAGTCCTCAATTTGTCCAGGAATCGACTTACAGATGCATGTGGATCATACCTGTcaactattttgaaaaattgcCGGG CACTTTACAGCTTGAATGTAGAACATTGTTCACTTACATCAAGAACAATCCAAAAGGTTGCTGATGCTTTGGATTCAGAGTCAGGACTTTCGCAACTCTGTATAG GTTATAATAATCCTGTTTCAGGGAGTACTATTCAAAACCTCTTGGCTAAATTGGCTTCTCTAAGCAg CTTTGCAGAACTGAGCATGAATGGCATAAAGCTTAGTAGCCAAGTTGTTGATAGCCTTTCTGCATTTGTCAAGACTCCATCTTTGTCAAAACTTTTGGTTGGCAGCAGTGGAATAAAAACG GACGGAGCTATAAAAGTCACTAAATCTCTATGTTATCAGATGGAAGAAACTGTGAAACTCGATCTTTCATGTTGTGGACTAGCATCTCCTTTCTTTCTTAACCTCGCCCAAAATATTACTCTAATATCTTGCATTCTTGAACTCAATGTTGGAGGAAATTCAATCACCGAAGAG GGAATCAATGCACTGGGGATGCTGCTTATGAATCCTTGTTCAAACATAAAAGTTCTGACTCTAAACAAGTGTCATCTAAAGCTCTCAGGAGTTCTATGCATAATCCAAGCACTTTCAG GTAATAAGAATCTTGAAGAGCTTAATCTTTCCGAGAATGCTAAGATAGATGAGACTTTCTTTGTGCAACCTGTGAAGGAAAGCTTAAAACTAGGGCAGCATTTACAAGGAACATCTGAATCTGTCACTTCCATGGACAAACCTCAGACAGTTGAGACCAGACACCATTGCCAGGACCCGGGCAAAGAACAAGATGTATGTGAAACCAATATGGAGTGTGATGATCTCGAAGTTGCAGACAGCGAAGATGAGCAACCAGAGGAACAAACAGCAACCTCCAGCAGTCTAAGTTTACCACGCAGGAACCATATCATCAGCGAACTTTCAACCGCTCTTGCAATGGCTAACCAGTTGCAGATTCTGGACCTAAGCAACAATGGGTTCTCAGTTGAAGCCGTGGAAACATTATACATGTCATGGTCATCATCAAGCTCGCGAACTGACGTCTCCCGAAAGCATGTGAAAGACGAGATTGTCCATTTTTATGTCGAAGGAAAGATCTGTTGTGGAGTCGAATCATGCTGCAGAAAGGACTGA
- the LOC104765732 gene encoding putative 60S ribosomal protein L30-1, producing the protein MVVAKKTKKSHEGINSRLALVMKSGKYTLGYKSVLKSLRSSKGKLILISNNCPPLRRSEIEYYAMLAKVGVHHYNGNNVELGTSCGKYFRVSCLSIVDPGDSDIIKALPSDQ; encoded by the exons ATGGTTGTGgcaaagaagacgaagaagtcCCATGAGGGAATCAACAGCCGATTGGCTCTTGTGATGAAAAGTGGAAAGTACACTCTTGGGTACAAATCTGTTCTCAAATCCCTTCGCAGCTCCAAAG GTAAGCTGATATTGATATCTAACAATTGCCCACCGTTGAGGAGATCAGAGATTGAGTACTACGCCATGCTTGCCAAAGTTGGTGTCCATCACTACAATGGCAACAACGTTGAGTTGGGAACTTCTTGTGGTAAATACTTCCGAGTCTCTTGCCTCAGCATCGTCGATCCTGGTGATTCTGACATCATCAAGGCACTCCCTAGCGATCAGTGA
- the LOC104767621 gene encoding probable serine/threonine-protein kinase WNK6: MKAVKNWARQILMGLRYLHGQEPPIIHRDLKCDNIFINGNHGEVKIGDLGLATVMEQANAKSVIGTPEFMAPELYDENYNELADIYSFGMCMLEMVTFEYPYCECKNSAQIYKKVSSGIKPASLSRVQDPEVKQFIEKCLLPATERLSAKELLLDPFLHVNGLTMHNPLPLPDIVMPKDGAFGDRCLMSEGPPTARRSKPMSIDLDEDNLPIVTFCDTSGSRCIEVRRAKRGNFFVLKGEENDEQSVSLILRIVDENGRVRNIHFLFYQEGDTASKVSSEMVEQLELNDQNVTFIAELIDILLVNMIPTWKTDVTVDHLIHSQLNYNSRSQQHEAKTAQRQEETTFHDASESISHSLNSDFPRSEDDDKQQCVDSTNGENGSSKQEAEEATEPVSLEEEERLRQELEEIEAKYQEEMKEVTKKREEAIIETKKKLSVMKLK, from the exons ATGAAGGCTGTGAAGAATTGGGCGAGGCAGATTTTGATGGGTTTGAGATATCTTCACGGTCAAGAGCCACCAATTATACATCGGGATCTCAAATGCGATAACATTTTTATCAatggaaaccatggagaagtgAAAATAGGAGATCTTGGTCTAGCTACTGTCATGGAGCAAGCTAATGCCAAAAGTGTCATTG GAACACCAGAGTTTATGGCACCCGAGCTTTATGATGAGAACTACAACGAACTGGCTGATATTTATTCATTTGGGATGTGTATGTTGGAGATGGTGACATTTGAATACCCATACTGTGAATGCAAAAACTCTGCTCAGATATACAAGAAAGTTTCATCG GGAATAAAACCTGCTTCACTCTCTAGGGTTCAAGACCCAGAAGTAAAGCAGTTTATTGAGAAATGCTTGCTTCCTGCAACGGAGAGGTTATCAGCAAAAGAGCTTCTGCTGGACCCTTTTCTTCATGTCAATGGTTTAACAATGCACAACCCTTTGCCACTTCCAGACATTGTAATGCCCAAAGATGGTGCGTTTGGAGATCGTTGCCTTATGTCTGAAGGTCCCCCTACAGCACGGCGTAGTAAACCCATGTCTATAGATCTCGATGAAGACAACCTGCCTATTGTTACTTTTTGCGACACCTCAGGATCCAGGTGTATTGAGGTTAGACGAGCAAAGAGAGGGAACTTCTTTGTCCTCAAGGGTGAAGAAAACGATGAACAGTCTGTGTCGCTAATTCTTAGAATAGTAGATGAGAATG GACGTGTGAGGAACATTCATTTCCTGTTCTATCAAGAAGGTGACACTGCTTCTAAGGTGTCGAGCGAAATGGTTGAGCAACTCGAGTTGAATGACCAGAACGTCACGTTTATAGCCGAACTGATTGATATATTACTTGTCAACATGATACCGACCTGGAAAACTGATGTCACAGTCGATCATCTCATCCACTCGCAACTAAATTATAACTCAAGAAGTCAGCAGCACGAAGCCAAGACCGCCCAGAGACAAGAGGAGACTACTTTTCATGATGCCAGTGAGTCGATTAGTCACTCGTTGAACTCGGATTTCCCACGATCAGAAGATGACGATAAGCAGCAATGTGTCGATTCTACCAATGGAGAAAACGGGAGCTCCAAACAAGAAGCGGAAGAGGCAACCGAACCAGTAagtttggaggaagaagaaaggttaaGACAGGAACTGGAGGAGATAGAAGCTAAGTATCAGGAAGAGATGAAAGAggtaacaaagaaaagagaagaagctataatagagacgaagaagaagttgtcTGTGATGAAGTTGAAGTAA
- the LOC109130807 gene encoding probable serine/threonine-protein kinase WNK6, with product MKAVKNWARQILMGLRYLHGQEPPIIHRDLKCDNIFINGNHGEVKIGDLGLATVMEQANAKSVIGTPEFMAPELYDENYNELADIYSFGMCMLXSICFNDISYKAFDEVDGIEVAWNQVRIDDVLQSPNCLERLYSEVRLLKSLKHSNIIRFYNSWIDDKNKTVNIITELFTSGSLRQYVSPFLFTTQLLSSVLVSLSFLFIVVITAVDF from the exons ATGAAGGCTGTGAAGAATTGGGCGAGGCAGATTTTGATGGGTTTGAGATATCTTCACGGTCAAGAGCCACCAATTATACATCGGGATCTCAAATGCGATAACATTTTTATCAatggaaaccatggagaagtgAAAATAGGAGATCTTGGTCTAGCTACTGTCATGGAGCAAGCTAATGCCAAAAGTGTCATTG GAACACCAGAGTTTATGGCACCCGAGCTTTATGATGAGAACTACAACGAACTGGCTGATATTTATTCATTTGGGATGTGTATGTTGNCTTCGATTTGTTTCAAT GACATCAGTTATAAGGCATTCGATGAAGTAGATGGGATTGAAGTCGCGTGGAACCAAGTACgaatagatgatgttttgcAGTCTCCGAATTGCCTGGAGAGGCTGTATTCTGAAGTGCGTCTTTTGAAATCATTGAAGCACAGTAACATTATTAGGTTCTATAACTCATGGATAGATGATAAGAACAAGACAGTTAACATAATAACTGAGCTATTCACTTCAGGGAGCCTCCGACAGTATGTATCTCCTTTCCTCTTTACCACACAACTCTTGTCTTCTGTGCTTGTTTccctttctttcttgtttattgTGGTGATCACTGCTGTGGATTTTTAA
- the LOC104765733 gene encoding uncharacterized protein LOC104765733: MPLYDCMLLFKPIIRKEGLIELAARIGKHVYSRNGVLTEVKSFGKVELGYGIRKLDGRHYQGQLMQITMMATPNMNKELHYLNKEDKLLRWLLVKHRDITIGQSDKEVNLTDPSRLTNGSFYDESSTDEDDDNILGLSR; encoded by the exons ATGCCGCTCTACGACTGTATGCTTCTGTTCAAACCAATCATCAGGAAGGAAGGACTTATCGAACTCGCTGCGCGCATCGGGAAACACGTTTACAGCAGAAATGGTGTCCTCACCGAGGTCAAATCCTTTGGCAAGGTCGAATTGGGTTACGGTATTAGGAAGCTCGACGGAAGACACTATCAG GGACAATTGATGCAGATAACAATGATGGCAACTCCAAACATGAACAAGGAGCTTCACTACCTCAACAAGGAAGACAAACTGCTGCGCTGGCTCCTAGTTAAACACCGAGACATCACGATCGGACAATCAGATAAGGAAGTTAATCTGACTGATCCTAGCAGACTTACTAATGGGAGCTTCTACGATGAATCCTCAACAGACGAAGATGACGACAATATCTTAGGGTTATCTCGATGA